The Methylomicrobium lacus LW14 genome window below encodes:
- the cmoB gene encoding tRNA 5-methoxyuridine(34)/uridine 5-oxyacetic acid(34) synthase CmoB: MTAYDDLYAALTEANAGAWADLLPAQIAAALDPARHGTLPRWQALLERLPALQPSLRCLTGDAVQIGRAEDIRDEDRALLVEILRELIPWRKGPYDLYGIPIDTEWRSDWKWDRLKDHISPLQHRLVLDVGCGSGYHGWRMLGAGAKTVVGIDPLLLNVVQFQLVKALYGPAPVHVLPFGIEALPADLKAFDTVFSMGVLYHRRSPIEHLLELRGCLKPGGELVLETLIIDGKLGETLLPEDRYANMRNVWFIPSLATLESWLRRCRFGNIRVVDITLTSLEEQRRTEWMPFQSLPDFLDPNDPALTIEGLPAPKRAIVLADCL, encoded by the coding sequence ATGACCGCTTACGACGATTTATATGCGGCGCTCACTGAAGCCAATGCGGGCGCCTGGGCGGACCTATTGCCCGCGCAAATCGCCGCTGCGCTGGATCCGGCCCGCCACGGCACTCTGCCGCGCTGGCAGGCCTTGCTCGAGCGTTTGCCGGCACTCCAGCCTTCGCTGCGCTGTTTGACCGGCGATGCGGTGCAAATCGGCCGCGCCGAGGATATTCGCGATGAAGACCGGGCCTTGCTCGTGGAAATCCTCCGCGAACTGATCCCCTGGCGCAAGGGGCCCTACGATTTATACGGCATCCCAATCGACACTGAATGGCGCTCCGACTGGAAATGGGACAGGCTTAAGGATCACATCTCGCCCTTGCAGCACCGGCTGGTACTGGATGTCGGCTGCGGCAGCGGCTATCACGGCTGGCGCATGCTCGGCGCGGGCGCGAAGACGGTCGTCGGCATCGATCCCTTGCTGCTGAATGTGGTCCAATTCCAGCTGGTCAAGGCCCTCTATGGTCCCGCGCCGGTGCATGTTCTGCCTTTCGGCATCGAGGCGTTGCCGGCCGACTTGAAAGCATTCGACACGGTGTTTTCGATGGGCGTGCTGTATCATCGGCGGTCGCCGATCGAACATCTCCTGGAACTTCGGGGCTGTCTGAAACCCGGCGGCGAACTGGTGCTCGAAACCTTGATCATCGACGGCAAACTGGGCGAGACCCTGCTGCCGGAGGACCGCTATGCGAACATGCGCAATGTCTGGTTCATCCCAAGCCTGGCGACGCTGGAGAGCTGGCTAAGACGCTGCCGCTTCGGCAATATCCGCGTGGTTGACATCACGCTAACCAGCCTCGAAGAACAGCGTCGCACCGAATGGATGCCGTTTCAATCGCTGCCGGATTTTCTTGATCCGAATGATCCCGCATTGACGATCGAAGGCCTGCCCGCGCCGAAACGGGCCATCGTGCTGGCCGATTGCCTGTAG
- a CDS encoding MarR family winged helix-turn-helix transcriptional regulator produces MSSPSTFPTMLRELLRTHQAFLSYAASHVHKLDLTLPQYDVIITLGNTSGMTPKKLGEQTLITKGTLTGVVSRLEDKGLVQRLASKKDGRSQIIRLTDAGKALYESSFPEHLQHINRLFETYSAEEVAALEAGLVRLYETVMTARNGDNENTDDTIDE; encoded by the coding sequence ATGTCTTCTCCCTCTACTTTCCCAACGATGCTGCGCGAGTTATTGCGAACGCATCAAGCTTTTTTGTCTTATGCGGCCAGTCATGTTCACAAGCTGGATCTGACTTTGCCGCAATACGACGTCATCATCACCTTAGGCAACACCTCCGGTATGACCCCCAAAAAATTGGGCGAACAAACCTTGATTACCAAAGGGACGCTGACCGGAGTCGTCAGCCGATTGGAGGATAAAGGCCTTGTTCAGCGCCTTGCCTCCAAAAAGGATGGCCGCAGCCAGATCATCCGGTTGACCGATGCCGGCAAGGCCTTATACGAAAGCAGCTTCCCCGAGCACCTTCAGCACATCAACCGCTTGTTCGAGACTTATTCCGCGGAAGAGGTGGCGGCGCTCGAAGCCGGCTTAGTGCGCTTGTATGAAACCGTCATGACCGCGCGCAACGGGGACAATGAAAATACTGACGATACAATCGATGAATAG